In Sphaerisporangium krabiense, the DNA window ACGTGGCCCCGCCGGGCCTACGACCCCGGCCGTCCGCCGCGCGTCCACGGTGCCCGTCATCGGCCGTACCTCGATTCCGCCCGCGACGGCGATCCAGCGGTCGCAGATGGACATGGCGATCCGGGAGGCGGCGGCCGAGGCGGCGACCGGGCTGCCCGAGCCGTGGGCGCTGGCCGTACGGCGGGCGTCCCGGTCGCGGGCGGACGAGCTGGCCGACCGGCTCGACCAGGCCGTGTCGGTCACGTCCGTCGGCGCGGGACGGCGGCCACACTGGTGGCGGGCCGTCGGCGTGCTGCAGTGGCTCGTCTTCGCCGTGATGGTCGCCGGGCTGCTCTGGCTGTCCGCGCTGTTCCTCGTCGACTACATGCGGCTCCCCGAGGTGCCGACCCCCACGCTCGGCGTCGTCCCCTGGCCCACCGTGCTCGCGGCGGGCGGCGCGGCGCTGGGCGTCCTGATCGCCCTGCTCTGCCGCCTCCTCGCGTCCATCGGCGGACGCCGTCGCGCCCGCAAGGCCCGCAAGGCGCTGTGGTCGAGCGTGGACACCGTCGGCCGCGAGCTCGTCCTCGACCCGATGCGCGCCGAACTGGCCCGCACCCGCGACTTCGCCGCCCGCCTCACCGCCGCCCGCTCCTGACCGGCCGTCCCCGGCTCACAGGCGCCGCAGGAGAAGCACGACCATGAGCGCCAGGAGGGCCATGCAGGCGGCGCTGACGCCCGCGCTCAGGTGGAAGCCGGCGGTGAACGCCTCCCGGGCCGTGCCGAGCAGCCCGGACGACTCCGGGGCGGGGAGCCGCGCGGCGGCCGTCACGGCGCCGCCGAGGGTGTCGCGGGCCGCCGCCGGTCCGCCGCCCGCCATGCGCGCCCGGTACACCACCGTGATCAGGCTGCCCAGGATCGCGACGCCCAGGGCTCCGCCGAGCTGCGGCGCCGTCGAGGAGATCGCCGACGCCACGCCGACCCGTCCGGGCGGGGCCGCGGCGACGATCACGTCCGTGGCCAGGGCCATCATCGGCCCCAGCCCGGCCGAGACGACCACGGACCCGGTCACGAGCACGGCCAGGCCGCCGGTCGGAGGGACCTGGGTGAGCAGCACGAAGCCGAGAGACGCCAGCGCCAGCCCCGCGCCGATGACGACACCGCGGCCCACCCGGTGGGCGATCCGGGTGGCCACGATCGACCCGGCGATGACGCCCCCCGCCGAGGGCGCCGTCCACAGCCCCGCCTCCAGCGGATCCAGCCCGCTCACGAGCTGGAGGTACTGCGCGATGGCGTAGTTCGCGCCCCACAGGACGAAGATGCCGAGCGCGAGCGTGCCCGCCGCGGTGCTGAACGCCCGGCTCGCGAACAGGCGCAGGTCCACCAGAGGGTCGGCCGCGGTGCGCTGCCGGCGCACGAACGCCACGGCGAAGACCACGCCCGCGACGATGGCGGTCACCGAGACCGGGTCCGGCCGGCCGGAGGCGATCTGCTTGAGCCCGTAGACGGCCGGCAGCACCGCCGCCAGGAGGAGGACGGCGCCCGCGACGTCCAGCCGTCCCCCGGTCCCCGGGCCCTTCTCCGGCCGTGTCTCCGGCAGCAGGAGCGGGCCGAGTACGAGCAGCAGGGCCATCACCGGCACGCCCAGCAGGAAGACCGAACCCCACCAGAAGTGCTCCAGCAGCCAGCCGCCCACCAGCGGGCCGATCGCGGTGCCCCCGGCGACGCTCGCGATCACCAGTCCGATGGCCGTGGTGCGCTGCCGGGGGTCGCGGAACAACGTGGCGGTCAGGGCGAAGACCGACGGCATCAGCGTCGAGCCCGCGACGCCCATCAGGCCGCGGGTGACGATCAGCACGCCGGGGCTCGGCGCGTAGGCGGCGAGCGCCGAGGCCACGCCGAACGCGGCGGCGCCGCCCAGCAGCAGCCTG includes these proteins:
- a CDS encoding MFS transporter → MTTTQEAPPAPAGRREWIGFGVLFLPAVLASLELTVTHLALPAIGRDLSASSAQLLWIVDVYAFLLAGALIPLGALGDRIGKRRLLLGGAAAFGVASALAAYAPSPGVLIVTRGLMGVAGSTLMPSVFALTATLFRDPRQRTTAIGLVIASVAGGTAIGPLVGGWLLEHFWWGSVFLLGVPVMALLLVLGPLLLPETRPEKGPGTGGRLDVAGAVLLLAAVLPAVYGLKQIASGRPDPVSVTAIVAGVVFAVAFVRRQRTAADPLVDLRLFASRAFSTAAGTLALGIFVLWGANYAIAQYLQLVSGLDPLEAGLWTAPSAGGVIAGSIVATRIAHRVGRGVVIGAGLALASLGFVLLTQVPPTGGLAVLVTGSVVVSAGLGPMMALATDVIVAAAPPGRVGVASAISSTAPQLGGALGVAILGSLITVVYRARMAGGGPAAARDTLGGAVTAAARLPAPESSGLLGTAREAFTAGFHLSAGVSAACMALLALMVVLLLRRL